The DNA window ATAAATGTTGCACGCAGAACTTAACATGAAAGTGCTCTGACAGCAAGCTTTTGAGAATAAGTTCATATCATAAGAGTTTGTGCTTGAAACTACTTTTATAACTATGGTTATTGTTTCTGTTAAGAGGCACTGCATAAATATGGAGTTATTCATCTAATGCACTTAATATTTCTCAGCTGAGGACTATTGCAGTTTTACCCTATGTCTAGGTGTGATAATACTTTGGTTTGCTTTACAACAGTAGCATTGCACTGGCAATACAGCTGATACTAAAAAGAAGGCTGGAAACTCTGCAGACTGgaggactgaaaaaaaccaatctgCTCCCTTACTTCTTTTCATGCTTCTTGGttagttttcctctttctagCTGGAGGCTTGTACTGTTTGTTCGCTTCTCCTTTTGCTGGCTCTCCTGGGAAACTTGCTGCACTGCTCGGAGGATAGCAGTCTGCACAATCTGCTTGCTGGCATTCTGCAGCTTAACTTCATCTTGCTCCACCCCTGGCTTCTCACCTGCCAAAGccaaacaagaaagaaaaggaactaAGAACTTGGGATTACTCTGTGAAAAcatgaaggacaga is part of the Chiroxiphia lanceolata isolate bChiLan1 chromosome 1, bChiLan1.pri, whole genome shotgun sequence genome and encodes:
- the AKAIN1 gene encoding A-kinase anchor protein inhibitor 1 isoform X1, which codes for MLHVLASGFQGVMSLAAGNLCIIILLEHSQKGEKPGVEQDEVKLQNASKQIVQTAILRAVQQVSQESQQKEKRTNSTSLQLERGKLTKKHEKK
- the AKAIN1 gene encoding A-kinase anchor protein inhibitor 1 isoform X2, whose product is MVFAPGEKPGVEQDEVKLQNASKQIVQTAILRAVQQVSQESQQKEKRTNSTSLQLERGKLTKKHEKK